The stretch of DNA cacatttaaattgttttttttcttttaaattgaataaaaaaaaaataataataaaaaaaggataataaTCTCGAACTTACTGTAATATagtagagaagaaaatcaaatgaagGTCTCGTAGTTGAATAATAGGTATAATAATAACGTGTTAGGTATAGTTGAATCCGCCAAAATCTGTAGTACTTCCGTGGAGTTTCTTCCAAtgattattcttcttttttgttgttgttgttgtaatGATGATGAATTAGCAAATCATGATAAAGATAACAAGACCCTAGTTCACCATTAATGTATGAGATTCCATTGGTGCTGCTGAATCATACAGTGTGTCTGTATCCTGTGTTGGTTCACCTTGCAATTGGCACTGATTTGTCAGCGTACCGGCACCACAGTCGcagaaaaatctacaaaattttattattaaattaaattcttattcttattttttttctgttaaaactTTAGGAGAAATGttgcagagagaaaatttttttaaatgtagtTTCATGGAAAcatgatgatttttctgaagATATTCTCTTTTTATGACGTTGAATTTTCACTAAAgacttaataaataatttaataattaaaaatttcattcatttcataagaaaatgatgaaattatgacaattttcctttcatttcccCTTTTAactattcaaatattttaattcggCGCCAATACCAAAAGTTTCAACACTTAAACCATGTTTCACTTGATGAAACATCATGTTTCAGTATTCCAATAATCAGATTGATgatcatttttcttccaagttgaaaaatttattaaattgaattgaaaatagcAGTGAAGATGTTTTTGCATCCCTTCCCATTTCTCATAAGTTCTCTGATGAAAAACATTCATTTCCAAATACAAATACCGAATGTTTCATTAcccctttcgcgttctttaGGTCATACATAGAttcaaatgtgaaacattagattttcccgaattttaatcaattaaattgttctttatttttaattttttttaatgaattgaatttttctcttaatgtTCTTTAATTACACAAATGcgttaaatatacataaatgaatagaatagaataaaattttattctgccCTTTGCAGACTAGTGCTTAGGGCTATACATAAATGAGACTAAAGATACATAATGATTTgactgagaaataaaattcctgaaaaaaggtcgaatgtttcaatgtttttttttatatttcattctaacgtgaaagagttaaaaaaatcatttagaaatccgaaaaaaaatatcctttttttttggtcagcgtatgatccaaaagacgtgaaagggttaagagaTTCTCAGACTAGAATTGTGCAACACTCTTGAAACATTCCTTCAATCTATGATtagtttaaccctttaacgtccaacgtgaaacataaaaacattgaaacatgcgctcttttatcgcgatttttattttatgaatttttttagaggacttttctcactcagaacgtcttctttgaccccttattcgtgaatttgatgcatttgtaacatggaaaaacaattacattcataaataattgaaaaaataaaatgtttcacgtttgggtcagcgtatgacccaaaaaaccttaaagggttaatttttgcGATAAAGTTCTCATCTATTTTacttgtatgttttttttccatttattttcctttcaacgttagaatttttttttagtttgcaACATAATTTGTAGGCCTGATGAAGgttgtaataaaaatcatcgaaacgtcgtatgtaaaattgttttatactGAAAACCTTCCGgaagttttagaaaaaattgttctCAAGCTGAGATTTAGACacagaaaaaatctctcaaagcTCCCGGAAGGAgtttaatttccttttcatcaactcttgcaataaataaacaaataaataaatatatacagtgggaccccagtacaacgaccactcggatgtactcttcacactcattattttcaatgcgcgagaatAGTATAaccaagtggtcgttgtactggggttcCACTGTAGATAGAAAAGTAAAGAGAAAACTAACCTGTCATGCCGTATAAACTCCACATCGTGTCCTGCATGGCATGTCTTAATGCAATTCACGCATATGGCATTCCTATCCGTTGTATTGCACGTCTGACACCGATAGAAGTCATGCATTGGGAAGGATGTATAGCTGCTGATTTTATAGAGGCACTGGCCCCCGGAGACGGCTTTCTCCACTTCGTCTTGATTATTGAAAATCTTATTGCCACGCACAATTGGCTGAACACCACTTGCAAGGCAAAGTCCGCcgaatttattgttaaaaatctGATTAAATTCCAACGTTGCCGTGGCATTGTTTGTAATCTCCACCCCAGCTGCTAATCCATCGAAAATTCGATTTCTCCGCAAAATGGGGTGACTCTGTGTGGAAATGAGGACACCCGCTTGGGTATTCCGGAAGATATCATTTTCCTCGAGGATCCCCTTGCCCCCATTGAAGATACAAATACCCCCGTCGCGTCCATCGTAGATTTTGTTGCGCTTCAGCGTTGGATTGGAGTCCGTCTTAATCCACACACCCGCCATGGCATTGTCAAAAATCTCATTCTGCTCAAGGAGCCCCAAGCCCCCATTGTACACGAGCACCCCACCATTCTGTCCGCCCCAAATTTTATTGCCACGAATCACAGGATTGCTACCAGTGCGTATCTGTACGCCCGAATAGAGATGATTGAAGATGTCATTGTCTTCCAATTTACCGTGTCCATTGTCATAGAAATAGACACCAACTTGCTTCCCGGAATGGATACGATTGCGCCGCAACACCGGCGTACTACCCGTCGTAATCCACACACCCGCCAATGTATTGGCGTACACTTCATTCTCCTCAATCAACCCCTGGCCCTTTTCGTGCACATAAATCCCCCCATGTTGCCCATGGTGGATTTTATTGTGACGCACAATTGGGTCACTTGTCGTACGTATCTGTATACCCGCTAGGGCATTCCCATAGATATTATTGTGCTCAATCAGCCCGCGTCCTTCGCCAAAAATATACACACCCCCTTGGTGTCCGttgtaaatttcatttttgcgTATTGTTGGATTACTATTGGATGTTATCCAAACACCTATTGGAGTAGCAGGAGCAGCACCGGAagcaagtaaaaaaaaaacaattttgaaattattgaacTGAGTTTTGAACCCGCGATATTTGCTTATGTGCCGTGTAGGGTGTCAGCTTTTACCATTTAACCCAATCTTTGCTCTTTATGtctttatgtttttctttacggaaaatttcttttccctttaaaattattgaaaagaatatttaatttacaaacgAAATGAGGTCAAAGAGAAAAACCTTCACAGTTAATTTGACTTATTTTTGCAACCTTCttcatcttaatttttttcattttgcactcaagaaaaaaagaaataataaaaaatgtccCCGTAATTTGATACACACCCAAAATCAATAAACAActcgataaaaaaaactgaataaaatcaataaataaataaatgaaatttcaacaacaacaacttACCCGCAAAATTATTGGAATGAATTCGATTCTCAATAAATTGTCCAAGACCATTTTCATGTACATAAATGCCACCAGTTTGCCCATGATGTATCTCACATTTAACCACTGTTGGATTGGCACCAGCTTTCACTTCGAAGCCAGCAATTCTATTGTTGTGAATGTCATTCCGTTCAAAGTATCCCTGTGCACAGAGATAGAttacaaaaacaattttgtatATTACTTACATAAATGttattgatgatgatgatgagttATTGAGTAAaagaagagtttaaaaaaaaagtataagaaGATGAGCAGGGACGTAGTCACGAAATCTTTTCAAAGGGGGGTTGTAATTTATAGaagaaatttgtttttaatacaAATGGGGATAAAAagtattgaaaagaaaaatcgttttatgtgtttttcctcatttttaacgtttgatgttcttattttaacgtttgacgttcccATTTCAACGTTatgttgtttattttttataatttaacatttcttttccaacagAAAGTTTCTATCCTTTTGACTGTTCTTTCTAATGTTTGTCCattcatttcaaatatttaaaatatttttctaacgtttgaagttcTCATTCAAACacatgatgttttttttataacatttggcgttaaatttttttacttttgacatttcttttccaatgtTTGTCGTTTTCTACGTTTTgacaaattatttcaaatgtttaaatattttttctatcgtTAAATGTTTTCATTCAAACACATGACGtatcttttttaacgtttgacatttcttttctattctttGACGGTTTTTGTCTattcatttcaaatatttagttttttttcatcgtttGACGTTctcattaaaatataaaacgtatctttttcaacatttggcgtcaaatttattacttttaatattacttttccagtgtttgacgttttttacGTTTGACAATTCATTTCGaatgtttatatatatttttctaacgtttgacgttctctttgacatttgacatttctcttgtatcttttgacgtttcttttctatcctttgacatttcttacgtttgacatttcattttttttaacgtttgactcTTTAAActgttcaaaaattcaaaatataatttaaagaattttcttttaattcttcgtGTAATTTTGAGCttagaaatattctttcttttcctctgaaaattaatttaaaaaaaaaaagagaaacaagaATTGCCTGAACTTCTAATGTATTTAGACCCCCTTAATATCCTCCCTGACTTCATTACTGTTAAAGAGAGAATGCATCCGAGAGAAGAGCAAGAAAAATCCGACAGACTTTGTAGAGAAGTGTGggtgaaaaatcaatacatTTTGATTCgcattaagaattatttttcattgcacaattatcattatttttccacccccatctTCTTTTCTGACGCAAATTCCTCCCTTAATTCCAAAGGTTTTTGAACTCttttaaatcacaattttGAGGCTTTATTTTCTCAGgcaatttgaaagtttttttctctcttcttttacaactttatggattttcttgaaaagaataaaagtttctttttattgaattttcccttcactcctcctcctccttcaGCGCACCCCTTTTCTTGGCCATCATCCAAAATTTGTATTCTGCAGAAATTTATACACAAAGTATTATATTCTCTGGATGATTTGCACATTAATTCTCATGGAGCAACTGAATTAATATTCTCAATGCTTTCAAACAGCATTgcatttcttttcctttttttttctttcgttgtttgttgaataaatctataatattttatcatcCACCCTTTCccaacaagaaaaagaaagaaaatttttcatgtttaaagAGTTATTTATAAAACATCTTTGATGTTCTAATTTCATAGAATAAGGCAGAATAATCCCACAAATTATTATAGCTATGCTACCATAATTGATTGCTTCAGACACAGAGataaaattaactaatttaaactttaataaCTCTTTGATGGTTAAATTGAAAGCCTTGATCTCTCTCAATGAGAAATCAatactatttaatttaataaattacaaagaaaaaactttaaataactcataaacaatttaaaaaaaaagttaaagaactCACCATTCCATTGTCAAACGTAAAGATCCCAACATCGCGTCCATGATGAATGTGATTTTCCCGCATTATGGGACTCGCAAAGTTCTTCACCCAAATTCCAGCTAAAGCATTTCGGCTGATCTCGTTGTGCTCATACGTCCCCTGTGCGTAGTCCGTCACATACAGGCCGACATTTTCGCAATCACTTATGTCACAATGCCTAATCACGGGATTTGCACCCACACCGCTTACGCATACAGCAGCTCCCACtgcagaagaatttaaaaaaaaaatagaaaaataaatcagatgaaacaattgttgaaaaaaaaaaagaattttatcaaggtatttgaaaaagaaattaaataaaaataacttttttttttaatcaataatcaCGTTTCTCGTGCTTTAggaataaaaaacaatattaaaatttgtcgCTCAGAACTTAAAAGtcttaaggaaaatttattattcttttgtcATTCATTGTTGAAGTAAAAAGTATCCTCTCAGtcagagaaagaaagaaaatgtttaaaattttcatttttgctgTGTTGGCACTAAGTTTTgcctttttctttcaagatttTGGTaagaaatcaacaaaaaattttattttagaataattatcTCCTTTCTCAGTgtgtcaaaattattaaaggaaacaataaataataaataaatgcccgaagaaggagaaaaatctGTGAAATATCATTaataatagaattaaaaaaaaaaaacgttcaaaaattaagaaatttattatcaaaaaattaaaatattaaatttttattatgaattcCAGGAGTTCTTCAACCAATTGAAGCCAAGCCAGGTAACCAAAAAGGTTTCTATGTTTTAAgtaaaggagtctattcattttacaATTTGTGCTATATGAGCTCATTTTAAGAGATTATTTACTACAGAAATATTtaagctgtgattctttcaaagaaaaacaaatagacaatttaaatttttaaggacgtcaagttttttttttaaatttctttcttcttctgtacagttttttatttctgtattaaatatttaattttactaaatatattttgagtCTGGTAATGGTGTtcgaaaaatcttttatattcatatttttctgtaCTAATTTCTACCCTAtatttctatattattttactttttattttaattttttcaaacattactCACTAATTTCTTTCTGTACGCATTCCACCATTGCCCTATTTTCTTGTCCTTGTGCTTTGTTCTGTACTAAATTTTTCCTGtactatataatttttcctaaagtttttttatttctgcaGGTACTAAATATTCGAAATATTCCTTTtgctaaatatattttgagtCTGGTAATGGTGttctaaaatgttttatattaatttgtactaaatttttcctgtactatttttttcaagaacttTCTTCTGAGCCTCATTTATTTCCTTTGTTGTTTGTACTAATTCCattattattctttcattCTTAATTTTCAGTTCTAATTTTCTCTACGAATTGtactaatttcttttttttgtactaattATCATTCgcacaatatttatttaatacaaaattgcGTGATCTTTGTCTCTTCTATTGACTAAACAAAGTCCTTTGTTCTGTAAGTAGATAGGTACTGTTCTaaggaaaaaaagtcttttcagCTTGTAAAGCCTTTTAGGCTTTTcttgaattcttttattttgatcCTGTACaccgaaagaaaaaatcactagaattagagaattttttaccCTCAATCAGAGATTTGCCCCAGTGGACTGTGTGTCTCTAGAATGGGTACACAAAGTCACTAAATCCGCAGTTGTTTGACAGCAATAAATTAGCTCAAAAACTGATTTAACCACTCATATTTGACTAAAAACTgcaataattgcaaaaaagtttattgtttATAACCTAAACATAACAAGGAATAAGCGAAATGACAGAAAAACCCGAATTGTGACATTTTGACAATCAGATTTAGTGACTCGTGTGTCTCTATATTGGAGAATCAAGTCTACTACTTTAGCGACGAGCCCCAGTAAACAGTGATTCTCTAAACCTCtagcatatttttctttcggtGTAGAAAGTTTTGATTAAGTtctaaaaatcatcaaatgaTGTCATAGCgtaaaaaaacctttttttatgtttctaatgcaaatgttttatttatttttttttagcattagATCCTTGTGGAAAACTAACTGGGAATGAACTTATTGAATGCCTCGGTTCTTTGTTGATCATAATTTTAAGTGGAAGAcgttaaaatgtaaatatttctcacattaaattcaattgaattctcaaaaaaaaaaatcttaaatatccttttaaaaaacttcttttgaatcaataaataaataaacttttaactGACTAGAAGTATTTTTAATATCAAGAACTTCaaggaaagaatttaatctAGTTGAAGGTTTTATTTGATAATCCTTCAATGATATCATAGCACAAAGTagagtgaataaactcctttaatgttttaatcgtcaatgttttctttctttttagcCATGTATACACCTAACTGGGGATGACTTTGATGATTGTTTCGATGAAGCCTTATTTATGTTACTTTCATTGGGAAGacgttaaaatttgaatattttctcaaaataaattcaattgaatccttcaaaaatttttttctttaatgcaaaaataaattaattcctaGAATTgactgagaattttttttcttacgtaaATTCTGCACCAAAAtccctttctttttttttggttaagttctttcaaaattaaactgattttttcgttaaaacttttcaaagtaaaactaaataaataataagaaaaactcACCAACAGAAGTGCTTCGGATGATGCAATGATCAATGGTTGGACTGGAATTTTCACCCACTTCGAGACAATAGTGTTTATGATGGGGCACCGTGGATGTCACATCGGGTGAGAATTTCAGCGTCATATGCCCCACGTAGGCATGTTTGGCACCCTCAACAAACATCACCGTTGACTCGGACTCCCTTTCGAGCACAATGGACTCCGCCACATTCCCCGGAGCAGCCCCAATGAGTGCCACGTCTGAATCAATTACCAAAAATTCCCCACGATAGTGCCCAGCATGGAGGAAGATTAAACTCCCCGGATGCTCAACAACGCATCCCTCATCCGCAGCTAGAACGGCATTTGATGGCAAACCAGCGGGTGCTCCGGCATTTGCCAATGCTGGGACACCCGGTGATGAAATCGTTGTGGGTGTAAGTCCCGCCGTTGCTGCAGCTGCACCCGTGGCTGTTGTGCGTTCATCGGAATAATCAAGAGCCGCTTGAACGGTGTTAAAGTAGGCAATATTGCGCCCTCTGTACTTCCTATCTTGATACCCGGGACGCACGTGGATGCCCCGATAGAGCTGATGGAAGCTCTCCTTCCACGGATTTGCATAATCGGAATCTTCGGGTTTTACAAAGAGAAACTTACACGGTTCAGGGTTGAATAGTGGCAAATCATACTCATACACACTCTGATACAATCTCTTCCACAATTCCGTATCATTGGCAATTGTATTGAAGCGCTTACAAACGAGCGATAGACGACACAGATCTTGCTCCAGGAGGTAGGAGAAGATTGTCAGGAGTACCTCATCGGGCATTTCATATTGCAAATACTGCGCTGCCGACGGGGTGCATGTGTCAATGCTCGTTGAATACGTACGGCGGGGCCTTTTGCGTGCCGGCAGCATGTAGCAACCCCCATCGATTGACGTACTCTGATAGTGATGCCCCGATTGGCCGCTCCAGGTGCACAAATCGTGACTGGCCGATGGGGATTTACGTCGCAAATCGTACGGGGACTGATGCCCAGCCGACGATGTGGATGCAACACCCGCTGCAGCAGCGGAACTTGTAGCTGTGGCAACAGCTGATGCCCCAGCTGGGGAACTACTTGAATTGCTAGGTCCCGGAATAGCACCACCACTGCTTGTTGCTGTGGAATTTGCTGCTACGCggaaatttgttattttttattttcttcattaaaaaaatccttaaagatccttttcttttttaaataaaaaggctAAGTACCTGTATTTGTGCTGGAAGCACTAGTTCCCGTAGCAGCAACAGTTGATGGACCTCCGGATGATGTTGCTGTACCAACATTTAGGGCTGGAAGATTCTGACATGGTGGCTCACACGGATCTATCCCAAACAAGACAATATTTaactcttaattttctttctaattttattctttcaaaaaaaaaaaagtctgagatcgtttttttttcttcctcttcattCTTCCCTTCTGTCGTCATTTTGAGGATATTTTTAGTTAACTCTCCTTCATCAcacaattgaaaattcctaatttggaataaattttctctccctctctgcatgtagaagaaaaagaaaaaatttacctCTTGTGTGACGACGATGGCTTTCTATTTTGGGTTAGGATTTAAATCTCCCCCCTACTCAACGAACCCAATAAGGGTAGCAAAAACCAATCTTTCATCGGTCTCTCTTAGGGcctaaagaaaagttttatggtAAAATCATCATCATACAGCTGGGTTTCTTCGTGAATTTCATTCCGGACGCCCTATTTCTTTTTCCCATCAGTTCTctcctcaatttctttttcttttacacacACAAACATTCTCACAcacatactttttttcttacttcaagaagaagaagaagaacttCAGGTAGACGAAAAAATGTCTCACAGAGAGAAGCAAATATGGAAGGAAATGAagtaaagaagaataaaataaaaacacaaaaagtcGAGACTGAGAGGTAGGTAAgacgagaagaaaaaacttataGAGGCCTTTTAGTTCGATGACCAAGAAATGTAAGCCCatgtgctttaaaaaaaaatctctgggGCATCTCATCTGCTGA from Lutzomyia longipalpis isolate SR_M1_2022 chromosome 1, ASM2433408v1 encodes:
- the LOC129787949 gene encoding F-box only protein 11 isoform X2 gives rise to the protein MPSASFTSSRSYVRRSRRKGANRIALPSRTSDPCEPPCQNLPALNVGTATSSGGPSTVAATGTSASSTNTANSTATSSGGAIPGPSNSSSSPAGASAVATATSSAAAAGVASTSSAGHQSPYDLRRKSPSASHDLCTWSGQSGHHYQSTSIDGGCYMLPARKRPRRTYSTSIDTCTPSAAQYLQYEMPDEVLLTIFSYLLEQDLCRLSLVCKRFNTIANDTELWKRLYQSVYEYDLPLFNPEPCKFLFVKPEDSDYANPWKESFHQLYRGIHVRPGYQDRKYRGRNIAYFNTVQAALDYSDERTTATGAAAATAGLTPTTISSPGVPALANAGAPAGLPSNAVLAADEGCVVEHPGSLIFLHAGHYRGEFLVIDSDVALIGAAPGNVAESIVLERESESTVMFVEGAKHAYVGHMTLKFSPDVTSTVPHHKHYCLEVGENSSPTIDHCIIRSTSVVGAAVCVSGVGANPVIRHCDISDCENVGLYVTDYAQGTYEHNEISRNALAGIWVKNFASPIMRENHIHHGRDVGIFTFDNGMGYFERNDIHNNRIAGFEVKAGANPTVVKCEIHHGQTGGIYVHENGLGQFIENRIHSNNFAGVWITSNSNPTIRKNEIYNGHQGGVYIFGEGRGLIEHNNIYGNALAGIQIRTTSDPIVRHNKIHHGQHGGIYVHEKGQGLIEENEVYANTLAGVWITTGSTPVLRRNRIHSGKQVGVYFYDNGHGKLEDNDIFNHLYSGVQIRTGSNPVIRGNKIWGGQNGGVLVYNGGLGLLEQNEIFDNAMAGVWIKTDSNPTLKRNKIYDGRDGGICIFNGGKGILEENDIFRNTQAGVLISTQSHPILRRNRIFDGLAAGVEITNNATATLEFNQIFNNKFGGLCLASGVQPIVRGNKIFNNQDEVEKAVSGGQCLYKISSYTSFPMHDFYRCQTCNTTDRNAICVNCIKTCHAGHDVEFIRHDRFFCDCGAGTLTNQCQLQGEPTQDTDTLYDSAAPMESHTLMVN
- the LOC129787949 gene encoding F-box only protein 11 isoform X1; this encodes MPSASFTSSRSYVRRSRRKGANRIALPSRTSDPCEPPCQNLPALNVGTATSSGGPSTVAATGTSASSTNTAANSTATSSGGAIPGPSNSSSSPAGASAVATATSSAAAAGVASTSSAGHQSPYDLRRKSPSASHDLCTWSGQSGHHYQSTSIDGGCYMLPARKRPRRTYSTSIDTCTPSAAQYLQYEMPDEVLLTIFSYLLEQDLCRLSLVCKRFNTIANDTELWKRLYQSVYEYDLPLFNPEPCKFLFVKPEDSDYANPWKESFHQLYRGIHVRPGYQDRKYRGRNIAYFNTVQAALDYSDERTTATGAAAATAGLTPTTISSPGVPALANAGAPAGLPSNAVLAADEGCVVEHPGSLIFLHAGHYRGEFLVIDSDVALIGAAPGNVAESIVLERESESTVMFVEGAKHAYVGHMTLKFSPDVTSTVPHHKHYCLEVGENSSPTIDHCIIRSTSVVGAAVCVSGVGANPVIRHCDISDCENVGLYVTDYAQGTYEHNEISRNALAGIWVKNFASPIMRENHIHHGRDVGIFTFDNGMGYFERNDIHNNRIAGFEVKAGANPTVVKCEIHHGQTGGIYVHENGLGQFIENRIHSNNFAGVWITSNSNPTIRKNEIYNGHQGGVYIFGEGRGLIEHNNIYGNALAGIQIRTTSDPIVRHNKIHHGQHGGIYVHEKGQGLIEENEVYANTLAGVWITTGSTPVLRRNRIHSGKQVGVYFYDNGHGKLEDNDIFNHLYSGVQIRTGSNPVIRGNKIWGGQNGGVLVYNGGLGLLEQNEIFDNAMAGVWIKTDSNPTLKRNKIYDGRDGGICIFNGGKGILEENDIFRNTQAGVLISTQSHPILRRNRIFDGLAAGVEITNNATATLEFNQIFNNKFGGLCLASGVQPIVRGNKIFNNQDEVEKAVSGGQCLYKISSYTSFPMHDFYRCQTCNTTDRNAICVNCIKTCHAGHDVEFIRHDRFFCDCGAGTLTNQCQLQGEPTQDTDTLYDSAAPMESHTLMVN